In a genomic window of Schistocerca gregaria isolate iqSchGreg1 chromosome 5, iqSchGreg1.2, whole genome shotgun sequence:
- the LOC126273287 gene encoding protein ZBED8-like, with the protein MSKLISVCTDGCLSMMGINSGLITLIKMEWNLPNLLSIHCLRHQEILAYQISKTKLKNIKQTVISVINFIRARELNHQKFKELLQELQAFDSDVLLHTTVRWRSKGKVLERVVNLKLFYSYNKVAKIVLNLMMMNGGYLQLF; encoded by the coding sequence aTGAGCAAATTAATATCAGTATGTACAGACGGTTGTCTGTCAATGATGGGCATCAACAGTGGTTTGATAACACTGATTAAGATGGAATGGAATTTGCCAAATTTGCTCTCCATTCACTGCTTACGGCATCAAGAAATTTTGGCATATCAAATTTCAAAAACCAAACTGAAGAACATTAAGCAAACGGTTATAAGTGTTATAAATTTCATTCGTGCCCGTGAACTTAATCACCAAAAATTtaaagaacttctgcaggaattgcaagcTTTTGACAGTGATGTTCTCCTACATACTACTGTCAGATGGCGAAGCAAAGGAAAAGTGCTGGAACGGGTTGtcaatttgaaattattttattcttacaacaaagtggcaaaaattgtcctgaacttgatgatgatgaatggtggatacttacagcttttttga